In uncultured Cohaesibacter sp., a genomic segment contains:
- a CDS encoding DUF930 domain-containing protein, producing MRPCEPNIQDPSGFRGFAASVLLHGLFLFALLSIAPKLLPPLEPEDPIEVDFIPLPPLPAAPPVQAPIIAAPAPQQAKPEMAPAPSLPEAAKDDGMVHSSRIYSVAVLTQKGNEEALTDYRNLSVDEQREQLCSLETLEQIAAWNKDYKPERMITYTFEEVIYEGNHMIANGAVFWSHDNWHRVKFDCELSPDQSKVVDLAFAVGTIVPKSDWEDHYLTQYK from the coding sequence ATGCGACCATGTGAGCCAAATATTCAGGACCCTTCAGGCTTCCGGGGCTTTGCCGCCTCGGTGTTGTTGCACGGGCTTTTCCTGTTTGCGCTCCTGAGCATTGCCCCCAAGCTGTTGCCGCCGCTGGAACCGGAAGACCCGATAGAGGTGGACTTCATTCCTCTGCCGCCCCTGCCCGCCGCTCCGCCAGTTCAGGCCCCCATTATCGCCGCCCCGGCTCCGCAGCAGGCGAAACCCGAGATGGCGCCTGCCCCATCCCTGCCAGAAGCTGCCAAAGATGACGGCATGGTGCATTCAAGCCGGATCTATTCCGTCGCGGTTCTGACGCAAAAGGGCAATGAGGAAGCCCTCACGGACTATCGCAATCTGTCGGTCGATGAGCAGCGCGAGCAGCTATGCTCGCTGGAAACCCTTGAGCAGATTGCCGCATGGAACAAGGACTACAAGCCCGAGCGCATGATCACCTACACATTTGAGGAAGTGATCTATGAGGGCAATCACATGATTGCCAATGGCGCCGTTTTCTGGAGCCATGACAATTGGCATCGGGTCAAGTTTGACTGCGAGCTGTCACCGGATCAGAGCAAGGTTGTCGATCTGGCCTTCGCTGTCGGGACAATCGTGCCCAAAAGCGATTGGGAAGATCATTATCTCACCCAATATAAGTGA
- the msrA gene encoding peptide-methionine (S)-S-oxide reductase MsrA has translation MRTRLFNLGRRLRPVHFLRPFLLVLTLTAASAPARAQDARQTAIFAGGCFWCVESDFDHVDGVLETVSGYSGGSTSENVTYKNHGAARHREVVRITFDSNKISYGELLDIFWRSVDPTDAGGQFCDRGHSYSTAIYTLNEEQAEIARSSKNALEKSGKLKAPVVTPISPAGRFFAAEDYHQDYHNKNPLRYNYYRFACGRDARVSDVWGSEAHKGIEK, from the coding sequence ATGCGCACTCGTCTCTTCAATTTAGGTCGGCGTCTCAGACCCGTTCATTTTCTCAGGCCCTTCCTGCTCGTCCTGACCCTCACTGCCGCTTCAGCGCCTGCCCGGGCTCAAGATGCGCGCCAGACGGCGATCTTCGCCGGGGGCTGTTTCTGGTGCGTGGAAAGCGATTTTGATCATGTCGATGGCGTTCTGGAAACCGTATCGGGCTATTCGGGAGGCAGCACGAGCGAGAATGTCACCTACAAGAATCATGGCGCGGCCAGACATCGCGAAGTGGTGCGCATCACTTTTGATAGCAACAAGATCAGCTATGGCGAGTTGCTTGACATCTTCTGGCGCTCGGTGGATCCCACCGATGCTGGCGGGCAGTTCTGCGACCGCGGCCACAGCTACAGCACGGCCATCTATACGCTGAATGAGGAGCAGGCCGAAATCGCCCGCAGCTCCAAGAATGCGCTTGAGAAGAGCGGCAAGCTGAAGGCTCCGGTCGTTACGCCGATTTCACCCGCAGGCCGCTTTTTCGCCGCCGAGGACTATCATCAGGACTATCACAACAAAAATCCGCTGCGCTACAACTATTACCGCTTTGCCTGTGGCCGCGATGCACGGGTATCGGATGTCTGGGGAAGCGAGGCCCACAAGGGAATTGAGAAATGA
- a CDS encoding sterol desaturase family protein, which translates to MQDSGFFSLFGLGENSLRLGVFLGVFAIMALAEWALPKRERSMPQGRRWLTNWGIVILDSLVTRLVMPILPIGVAIHAANQGWGLLNWIALPNWLSLLIAFLILDFAIWLQHLLSHRIPIFWKLHKVHHVDRDIDVSTALRFHPLEILLSLIYKIVWVLVFGAPAVAVFLFEVVLNGAALFNHANVRLSPGLDRFLRLIVVTPDMHRVHHSNRPRETHSNFGFNLSIWDRIFRTYVAQPQDGHEAMTIGLDPYQDEKPSQFVWSLLLPFLKR; encoded by the coding sequence ATGCAGGATAGCGGTTTCTTTTCCCTTTTCGGACTTGGTGAAAACAGCCTCAGGCTGGGCGTCTTTCTTGGCGTATTTGCCATCATGGCGCTGGCCGAGTGGGCCTTGCCCAAACGGGAGCGCTCGATGCCGCAGGGGCGGCGCTGGCTGACCAATTGGGGCATCGTCATTCTGGACAGTCTGGTCACGCGACTAGTCATGCCGATCCTGCCCATCGGGGTTGCAATCCATGCCGCCAATCAGGGTTGGGGCCTGCTCAACTGGATCGCGCTGCCAAACTGGCTTTCGCTGCTGATTGCCTTCCTGATACTGGATTTTGCCATCTGGCTACAGCATCTGCTCTCGCACCGGATCCCGATTTTCTGGAAACTGCACAAGGTGCATCATGTGGATCGGGACATTGATGTCTCCACTGCTCTGCGATTCCACCCGCTGGAGATCCTGTTGTCGCTGATCTACAAGATTGTCTGGGTGCTGGTTTTCGGCGCACCGGCTGTAGCGGTCTTCCTGTTTGAAGTGGTGCTCAATGGAGCCGCGCTGTTCAACCATGCCAATGTGCGGCTATCACCCGGACTGGATCGATTTCTGCGGCTCATCGTGGTGACACCGGACATGCACCGGGTCCATCACTCGAACCGGCCGCGGGAAACCCATTCCAACTTCGGTTTCAACCTTTCCATATGGGACAGGATATTCCGCACCTATGTCGCCCAACCACAGGATGGTCATGAGGCCATGACCATCGGGCTTGATCCCTATCAGGATGAAAAGCCAAGCCAGTTCGTCTGGTCGCTGCTGCTGCCATTCCTCAAGCGCTAG
- a CDS encoding alpha/beta family hydrolase, whose amino-acid sequence MSSPAPITADSPFDFLINEPETSPRAVLMLAHGAGAPMDASFMERIAAMLTENGIVVVRFEFSYMARRRVDGKRRPAGRAERWTHHYFRAVEELLAGESWNKAWDGLPLLIGGKSMGGRVAAMLACDEDLDLAVKGVVVLGYPFHPIGKSEPEDWRLEPLEKSLLPILICQGERDDFGWWDEVDAIDLPPQVTLEWITNGSHDLGPTGKSEATMKSNMQHAARIAADFAANPPILEMDFGDDVVLDDDEGDEE is encoded by the coding sequence ATGTCCAGCCCTGCCCCCATCACTGCCGATAGCCCTTTTGACTTTCTGATCAACGAACCGGAAACGAGCCCGCGTGCGGTGCTGATGCTGGCCCATGGTGCAGGCGCTCCGATGGATGCTTCCTTCATGGAGCGGATTGCCGCCATGCTGACAGAGAATGGCATCGTGGTGGTGCGGTTTGAATTTTCCTACATGGCCCGTCGTCGGGTGGATGGCAAGCGCCGTCCGGCCGGACGCGCCGAACGCTGGACCCATCACTATTTCCGCGCCGTGGAAGAATTGCTCGCCGGGGAAAGCTGGAACAAGGCATGGGATGGTTTGCCCCTGCTGATCGGTGGCAAAAGCATGGGCGGTCGTGTTGCCGCAATGCTGGCCTGCGACGAGGATCTCGATCTGGCGGTCAAGGGCGTTGTCGTGCTTGGCTATCCCTTCCATCCGATTGGCAAATCCGAGCCGGAGGACTGGCGTCTTGAACCGCTTGAAAAGAGCCTGCTGCCGATCCTGATCTGTCAGGGCGAGCGTGATGATTTCGGCTGGTGGGATGAAGTGGATGCGATTGACCTGCCACCACAGGTGACCCTTGAATGGATCACCAACGGCAGCCATGATTTGGGGCCGACCGGCAAGTCCGAAGCGACCATGAAAAGCAACATGCAGCATGCAGCTCGCATCGCTGCCGATTTCGCTGCCAATCCGCCGATTCTGGAAATGGATTTCGGCGACGATGTCGTGCTTGATGACGACGAAGGTGACGAGGAATAG
- a CDS encoding glycosyltransferase, whose protein sequence is MQSFQKASFEELLWQAAKKEDPLVERWTREGKLDEGLYFACAAKRLGVPFIAHPTPESVYPLPENWPIEKLGELSWILIKPYVRLGAQPALSDSLYLCAPHGKELDSLAEKLQRDPQFGKRVRLTTPSQLHALQRASASKAAMKHHVFQLKRDHPNLSAHGKVKGSHSFVLFLSLMLVMIGSLLFTPLGILFNLLTIAIFLTMSMLRLISVQRLPHTRKTQANRLLSLFEGAKGLEAPSDWPSYSVFVPLFREGRVVPELIQSLCKLDYPRDRLTCYLLLEAEDEETRAALAKIRLPAFIELVDIPKGGPQTKPKALNYALSFVQTDLTVIYDAEDRPDPQQLKIAALHMLRSDPALACLQAQLAVDNAHTNFLTRQFALEYSALFDGLLPFLAFDKLVVPLGGTSNHFRTSILKQIGGWDPYNVTEDADLGLRLSRFGYRIETIRSDTWEEAPERYSIWLKQRTRWFKGWMQTWIVHMRRPGFLYRKLGRSRFLSFHIMIGSMLLSTLVHPLYFVTFAITGWKLATQGAENGPVFFTLLAINCFNLILGYGGVMLLGRIWGARRYGFGWRAVLEMPLYWLIMTPAAWRALFQLVKSPHHWEKTDHGLSATRRSAPQRKVRSGKITPDVPISGKLGSYFRRRHSSMRRNPSTPKGTLLTIRVSSHALENNLLGDASEREVIVYVPHGHDGAGLPLLVDLVGFTAGGPAHVNWKNFGENVPERLDRLIASGKMPPAVVAFPDCFTRLGGNQYVNSAALGNWEDFLIRDMAPAIEARIGCGGPGKRGLFGKSSGGYGSILHAMKHADFWSAAACLSGDMAFELCYLPDMPNLLRTLAKKDNSIEAFLAAFEEGPKYDGKDIHALMTLAMAASYDPDPEAFCGIRLPVNMHDCALIEERWQNWLKWDPVLLADQPHVIDNLKSLKGLWIECGYVDQYNLLYGARRLHAKLENTGVEHVYEEFPDNHSSIDYRMDLCLPYLVHSLQQ, encoded by the coding sequence ATGCAGTCATTTCAGAAAGCCTCTTTTGAAGAGCTTCTCTGGCAGGCTGCAAAAAAGGAAGATCCTCTGGTCGAACGCTGGACCCGCGAGGGGAAACTGGATGAAGGGCTTTATTTCGCCTGCGCAGCCAAGAGGCTGGGCGTTCCCTTCATCGCGCATCCGACACCGGAAAGCGTCTATCCTCTGCCGGAGAACTGGCCAATTGAAAAACTGGGTGAGCTTTCCTGGATCCTGATAAAGCCCTATGTCAGACTGGGTGCCCAGCCCGCCTTGTCTGACAGCCTTTATCTATGTGCCCCCCATGGCAAGGAACTGGATTCACTGGCTGAAAAGTTACAGAGAGATCCGCAGTTTGGCAAACGCGTGCGGCTGACCACACCATCGCAACTGCATGCCCTGCAACGAGCCTCGGCCAGCAAGGCCGCCATGAAGCATCATGTTTTCCAGCTCAAGCGCGACCATCCCAATCTCTCTGCGCATGGAAAGGTGAAAGGCAGCCATTCTTTTGTGCTGTTTCTTTCCCTTATGCTGGTGATGATCGGCAGCCTTTTATTTACTCCTTTGGGTATTCTGTTCAATCTGCTGACCATTGCCATCTTCCTGACGATGAGCATGTTGCGGCTCATTTCGGTTCAGCGGTTGCCACATACGCGCAAGACCCAGGCGAACAGGCTGCTCTCCCTGTTCGAAGGGGCAAAGGGCCTGGAGGCCCCCTCCGACTGGCCGAGCTATTCGGTCTTTGTGCCCCTTTTCAGGGAAGGTCGGGTGGTGCCCGAATTGATCCAGTCCCTTTGCAAGCTGGACTATCCGCGCGATCGTCTGACCTGTTATCTGCTGCTGGAAGCAGAAGACGAGGAAACCCGGGCAGCATTGGCGAAAATCCGGCTTCCCGCCTTCATCGAGCTGGTTGATATTCCCAAAGGGGGGCCGCAGACCAAGCCCAAGGCCCTCAATTATGCCCTCTCCTTCGTGCAAACCGATCTTACTGTCATCTATGACGCAGAGGACAGACCGGACCCGCAGCAGCTCAAGATCGCAGCTCTGCACATGCTCAGGAGCGATCCGGCGCTTGCCTGCCTGCAGGCGCAACTGGCCGTCGACAATGCCCATACCAATTTTCTGACCCGTCAGTTTGCGCTGGAATATTCCGCCCTGTTTGACGGCCTGCTGCCCTTCCTCGCCTTTGACAAACTGGTGGTGCCTCTTGGTGGAACATCCAACCATTTCCGCACCAGCATACTCAAGCAGATCGGCGGCTGGGACCCCTATAATGTCACCGAGGATGCCGATCTGGGTCTGCGCCTTTCCCGCTTTGGCTATCGCATTGAAACCATTCGCAGCGACACTTGGGAGGAAGCGCCGGAGCGCTATTCCATCTGGCTGAAGCAAAGAACCCGCTGGTTCAAGGGCTGGATGCAGACATGGATCGTGCATATGCGCAGGCCGGGCTTTCTTTATCGCAAGCTGGGCCGGTCCCGTTTTCTGTCCTTTCACATCATGATCGGCTCGATGCTGTTGTCGACGCTGGTCCACCCGCTCTATTTTGTCACCTTTGCCATTACCGGCTGGAAACTGGCGACGCAGGGAGCAGAGAATGGACCGGTCTTTTTCACCCTGCTCGCCATCAACTGTTTCAATCTCATTCTGGGCTATGGCGGCGTCATGCTGCTGGGGCGGATATGGGGGGCGAGGCGCTATGGCTTTGGCTGGCGCGCGGTTCTGGAAATGCCACTCTATTGGCTGATCATGACACCGGCGGCCTGGCGGGCGCTCTTTCAACTGGTCAAATCCCCCCATCATTGGGAAAAAACCGACCATGGCCTGTCTGCCACCCGACGCAGTGCTCCGCAGCGAAAGGTTCGCTCTGGAAAGATCACGCCCGATGTGCCAATTTCGGGCAAACTCGGTAGTTATTTCAGACGGAGGCATTCTTCCATGCGTCGCAACCCTTCCACTCCCAAAGGCACGCTGCTTACCATTCGTGTTTCATCCCACGCCCTTGAGAATAATCTGCTTGGAGATGCCAGCGAGCGCGAGGTCATTGTCTATGTGCCCCATGGCCATGATGGTGCCGGATTGCCGCTGCTGGTCGATCTGGTCGGCTTCACAGCCGGTGGGCCTGCGCATGTGAACTGGAAGAATTTTGGCGAGAATGTACCCGAACGGCTGGACCGGCTCATCGCTTCGGGCAAGATGCCGCCTGCCGTGGTGGCTTTTCCGGACTGTTTTACCCGCCTTGGCGGCAACCAATATGTCAACTCGGCAGCACTGGGCAACTGGGAAGACTTCCTGATCCGCGATATGGCGCCCGCCATCGAGGCACGCATCGGGTGCGGTGGTCCGGGCAAGCGGGGGCTGTTTGGCAAGTCTTCGGGCGGATATGGCTCCATTCTGCATGCCATGAAACATGCGGATTTCTGGTCGGCAGCGGCCTGCCTTTCCGGCGACATGGCCTTTGAACTCTGTTATCTGCCCGATATGCCCAATCTGCTGCGCACGCTGGCCAAGAAAGACAATTCCATCGAGGCTTTCCTTGCCGCATTCGAAGAGGGTCCGAAATATGATGGCAAGGATATTCACGCCCTGATGACGCTGGCCATGGCGGCAAGCTATGACCCGGATCCGGAGGCCTTTTGCGGCATTCGCCTGCCGGTGAATATGCATGATTGCGCGCTGATCGAGGAGCGCTGGCAAAATTGGCTGAAATGGGATCCGGTGCTGCTGGCCGATCAGCCACATGTCATAGACAATCTCAAATCGCTCAAGGGGCTGTGGATCGAGTGCGGTTATGTCGACCAGTATAATCTGCTCTATGGTGCCCGCCGCCTGCATGCCAAGCTGGAAAATACCGGGGTGGAGCATGTCTATGAGGAATTCCCGGACAATCATTCCTCCATCGATTATCGTATGGATCTTTGCCTGCCCTATCTGGTGCATTCCTTGCAGCAATAG
- a CDS encoding Spx/MgsR family RNA polymerase-binding regulatory protein encodes MKLFGIKSCDTCRKALNFLETAGTPVTFVDLRGDGFASRDLDRWLAAADWEDFLNRRSTSWRALSEEDKRDIDTDKARALMLANPTLIKRPVIEDGDRLIIGFGKQQQDDLLKG; translated from the coding sequence ATGAAGCTATTTGGCATCAAGTCATGTGATACATGCCGCAAGGCGCTCAATTTTCTGGAAACGGCAGGCACGCCGGTTACATTTGTCGATCTGCGCGGGGATGGCTTTGCAAGCAGGGATCTTGATCGCTGGCTGGCGGCCGCCGACTGGGAAGATTTTCTCAACCGCCGCTCAACATCATGGCGCGCGCTCTCCGAGGAGGACAAGCGGGATATCGACACAGACAAGGCACGGGCGCTGATGCTGGCCAATCCGACACTGATCAAGCGCCCGGTGATCGAGGATGGCGATCGGCTCATCATCGGATTTGGCAAGCAGCAACAAGATGACCTGCTAAAAGGCTAG
- the recQ gene encoding DNA helicase RecQ codes for MPPPAQPLLACDTDALDAELFVPDGKGLLEGDDDVSPQERALQMLKTVYGYDQFRGRQASVIDSLLAGKSTLAVMPTGMGKSVCFQIPALLFGGLTLVISPLVALMEDQVMALKLLGIEADSINSSRSRQDNVDVWRKVAAGKVRLLYIAPERLMTERMLAALAKLPVRLIAIDEAHCISRWGPSFRPDYEGLTRLTDFFPGTPIAALTATADEATREDIAEKLFPRTPDGRRDGKVIVSGFDRPNIRLSVQLRKDWKKQLLEFVQARADQSGIVYCLSRRKTEEAAEFLKEHGVKAFAYHAGMDSNIRSAHQALFMRESGTVMVATIAFGMGIDKPDVRYVFHTNLPSNMEAYAQELGRAGRDGEPSEAMMLYGLDDIRMRRSFIDNEGGDEDHLAREHKRLDALIAYCEAPSCRRQALLTYFGESIEPCNNCDVCLDPPELKEGTAAALSLIEVAEQTGEMFGAVQLIDILRGLTHEKIKKYGHDKLVCHGTGKATSKEDWRAILRQMVASNFLRLDIQNHGALKLTEKSASLKKGDVGFSYRTDVMAPSELSRPRRSKSSLPELDAADKDLYEALRAARSELAREHKVPAYVIFTDKTLAEMAIHKPTTRPDFLLIHGVGSSKQKKFADSFIDVIENWLNV; via the coding sequence ATGCCTCCTCCAGCCCAGCCACTCCTTGCCTGTGATACCGATGCTCTGGACGCTGAGCTGTTTGTCCCTGATGGCAAGGGCCTACTGGAGGGTGATGATGATGTCAGCCCGCAGGAACGCGCCCTGCAAATGCTCAAAACGGTCTATGGCTATGACCAGTTTCGCGGGCGGCAGGCCTCGGTCATTGACAGCCTGCTGGCTGGCAAAAGCACGCTGGCGGTTATGCCGACCGGCATGGGCAAGAGTGTCTGCTTCCAGATACCGGCGTTGCTCTTTGGTGGCCTGACACTGGTGATCTCGCCACTTGTGGCGCTGATGGAAGATCAGGTGATGGCGCTCAAGCTGCTGGGCATTGAGGCGGACAGCATCAACAGCTCCCGCAGCCGACAGGATAATGTCGATGTCTGGCGCAAGGTTGCCGCCGGAAAGGTGCGCCTGCTCTATATCGCGCCGGAGCGGCTGATGACCGAACGCATGCTGGCCGCGCTTGCCAAGCTGCCGGTACGTCTGATTGCCATTGACGAGGCCCATTGCATTTCGCGCTGGGGGCCAAGCTTCCGGCCCGACTATGAGGGCCTGACGCGCCTGACGGATTTCTTCCCCGGCACGCCCATTGCGGCGCTGACAGCCACGGCGGATGAAGCGACACGGGAGGATATAGCCGAAAAGCTCTTTCCACGCACGCCGGATGGACGGCGCGACGGCAAGGTCATCGTGTCCGGCTTTGATCGCCCCAATATCCGCCTGTCGGTTCAGCTGCGCAAGGACTGGAAGAAGCAACTGCTCGAATTCGTCCAGGCCCGCGCCGACCAATCCGGCATCGTCTATTGCCTGTCGCGGCGCAAAACCGAAGAAGCGGCGGAATTTCTCAAGGAACATGGCGTCAAGGCCTTTGCCTATCATGCGGGTATGGACAGCAACATCCGCTCGGCCCATCAGGCGCTGTTCATGCGCGAGAGCGGGACAGTGATGGTGGCCACGATTGCCTTTGGCATGGGCATCGACAAGCCCGACGTGCGCTATGTATTCCATACCAATCTGCCCTCCAACATGGAGGCCTATGCGCAGGAGCTGGGCCGCGCCGGGCGCGATGGCGAGCCCTCCGAAGCGATGATGCTCTACGGGCTGGACGATATCCGCATGCGGCGCAGCTTCATCGACAATGAAGGCGGAGACGAGGATCATCTGGCGCGGGAACACAAGCGGCTCGACGCCCTGATTGCCTATTGTGAGGCCCCCTCCTGCCGGCGTCAGGCGCTGCTGACCTATTTTGGCGAGAGCATCGAGCCCTGCAACAATTGCGATGTCTGCCTTGATCCACCCGAACTGAAGGAAGGCACAGCCGCAGCGCTGAGCCTGATAGAGGTAGCAGAGCAGACCGGGGAGATGTTCGGCGCCGTGCAACTGATCGACATCCTGCGCGGCCTTACCCATGAGAAGATCAAGAAATATGGCCACGACAAGCTTGTCTGCCATGGCACGGGCAAGGCGACATCCAAGGAAGACTGGCGCGCAATCCTGCGTCAGATGGTGGCGAGCAATTTCCTGCGTCTTGATATCCAGAATCACGGTGCGCTGAAACTGACCGAGAAATCCGCCTCCCTCAAGAAGGGCGATGTCGGGTTTTCCTATCGCACCGATGTAATGGCACCCAGCGAACTCAGTCGCCCCAGACGCAGCAAAAGCAGCCTGCCCGAACTGGATGCTGCCGACAAGGATCTCTATGAGGCCCTCAGGGCTGCCCGTTCGGAGCTGGCCCGCGAGCACAAGGTGCCCGCCTATGTGATCTTCACCGACAAGACCCTCGCCGAAATGGCCATACACAAGCCAACCACCCGGCCGGACTTTCTGCTGATCCATGGCGTAGGCAGCTCAAAGCAGAAGAAATTCGCCGATTCCTTCATTGATGTCATTGAAAACTGGCTAAATGTCTAA
- a CDS encoding GGDEF domain-containing protein has protein sequence MSIGFVLMVIGSTLAGMGEWQQLPDLVWQLGSIATGICGYAFIWMGQKALSKRRSNPLDWLAMAPVTLIVAVALVTHFEMVNAYRAATFNLVAAVAFLASSGQFLLDYRREPLQSRFMLAGVNAIAGLLCLNAGVGFLYPDLFLFNPITIFFFFIVLNFALVLFISGMISERAHNKLRRQADTDHLTEISNRRSFFMRLTDNPGLNDTVILLDLDHFKKINDRFGHIAGDAVLQTIAQRVKQCLRPEDLLARYGGEEFIILLPKSGLQQAEIICERIRHKISAQPVCWGDDIIRVTASLGAAIADKDCSELQGLINAADKKLYEAKQQGRNRVEIEDFKTAA, from the coding sequence TTGTCAATTGGCTTCGTGCTGATGGTTATCGGCTCGACACTGGCTGGCATGGGCGAATGGCAGCAGCTTCCGGACCTTGTATGGCAATTGGGCAGCATCGCCACCGGCATTTGCGGCTATGCCTTCATATGGATGGGGCAAAAGGCCCTTAGCAAGCGCCGCAGCAATCCTCTGGACTGGCTGGCAATGGCGCCTGTCACGCTGATTGTTGCCGTTGCGCTCGTAACCCATTTTGAAATGGTCAATGCCTATCGGGCGGCCACGTTCAATCTGGTGGCCGCCGTTGCCTTTCTGGCCAGTAGCGGGCAATTTCTCCTCGACTACAGGCGCGAGCCTCTGCAATCGCGCTTCATGCTGGCAGGTGTCAATGCCATCGCCGGTCTGCTTTGCCTCAATGCGGGAGTGGGTTTCCTTTATCCGGACCTCTTTCTCTTCAACCCCATAACCATCTTCTTTTTCTTCATTGTGCTGAATTTCGCCCTCGTGCTGTTCATTTCCGGGATGATCTCTGAACGTGCGCACAATAAACTGCGACGTCAGGCCGATACGGACCATCTGACCGAGATTTCCAATCGCCGCTCTTTCTTCATGCGGTTGACCGACAATCCCGGCCTCAATGACACGGTCATTCTGCTCGATCTTGATCATTTCAAGAAAATCAATGACCGCTTCGGCCATATTGCCGGGGACGCCGTTTTGCAGACCATCGCCCAGCGGGTCAAACAATGTCTGCGTCCGGAGGATTTGCTGGCGCGCTATGGAGGCGAGGAATTCATCATCCTGCTGCCCAAGAGCGGACTGCAACAGGCAGAAATCATTTGCGAACGGATAAGACACAAGATCAGTGCCCAGCCGGTCTGTTGGGGCGATGACATCATTCGCGTCACCGCGAGCCTTGGCGCAGCCATTGCCGACAAAGATTGCAGCGAACTGCAAGGCCTGATCAATGCTGCTGACAAGAAGCTCTACGAGGCAAAGCAGCAGGGGCGCAATCGCGTCGAGATAGAGGATTTCAAGACCGCTGCCTGA
- a CDS encoding transporter substrate-binding domain-containing protein, producing MTACFLLLAVSLPATAQTTNEQLPENTIMQSQPGSDPVQNGEGESAEGAEAEGAADATGIDAVLGPRTAVGEEPVASDDWAKAHFTGFIDISQRLREPDEELLSEGLRLLTAPGFPPFNYRDKSGAPIGYHVELARAFCDQLNIACTVKIVPFARIAGLLAANEADAALAGLVRHPDLKGKVAFSNVFLKRPGRFLHLKDQPLRTDIKSMEGKPVAVIGGSAHEAFLRAYFDGVNRVPVNDLHAARDLLEEGKVVAVFGDAFQLLPFAAERNSIFSFAGKPYYDDYFFGDGMTFAFPAGREQLGNLLNYGLQKLAQSGRMAELYARHFALDVYADY from the coding sequence ATGACTGCCTGTTTCCTGCTGCTCGCGGTCTCGTTGCCCGCAACAGCCCAGACCACAAATGAGCAATTGCCCGAAAACACCATCATGCAATCGCAACCGGGAAGTGATCCCGTCCAGAATGGTGAGGGCGAGAGCGCAGAAGGGGCCGAAGCGGAAGGGGCGGCAGATGCGACTGGCATTGATGCCGTTCTGGGGCCGCGCACAGCCGTCGGTGAGGAGCCGGTGGCCAGCGATGATTGGGCCAAAGCCCACTTCACCGGTTTTATCGACATCTCTCAGCGACTGCGCGAACCCGATGAAGAACTGCTTTCAGAGGGCTTGCGCCTTTTGACAGCCCCCGGTTTTCCACCCTTCAACTATCGCGACAAATCTGGCGCGCCGATCGGTTATCATGTCGAACTGGCGCGTGCCTTTTGTGATCAGCTGAATATCGCCTGCACGGTCAAGATTGTGCCCTTTGCCAGAATTGCCGGGCTTCTGGCGGCCAATGAGGCGGATGCTGCGCTGGCCGGTCTTGTGCGTCATCCTGATCTTAAGGGCAAGGTCGCCTTTTCCAACGTCTTTCTCAAACGACCGGGCCGCTTCCTGCATCTCAAGGACCAGCCCCTGCGCACGGACATAAAGAGTATGGAGGGCAAGCCTGTTGCCGTTATCGGTGGCTCGGCCCATGAGGCATTTCTGAGAGCCTATTTCGATGGCGTCAACCGGGTTCCGGTCAATGATCTGCATGCCGCTCGCGATCTGCTGGAGGAGGGCAAGGTCGTCGCGGTCTTTGGTGACGCCTTTCAGCTTCTGCCCTTCGCCGCTGAGCGCAACAGCATCTTCTCTTTTGCCGGCAAGCCCTATTATGACGACTATTTCTTCGGTGACGGCATGACATTTGCCTTTCCGGCGGGTCGGGAACAGCTCGGCAACCTGCTCAATTATGGCCTTCAGAAGCTGGCCCAGAGCGGTCGAATGGCCGAGCTTTACGCCCGCCATTTCGCTCTGGATGTTTATGCCGACTATTGA